Proteins encoded within one genomic window of Halocatena marina:
- a CDS encoding universal stress protein has product MYDHILIPADGSDEAKKAAKHGIELAAALDATIHALYVMDLPGAPRALSIRDDEEQVREEYKQYGQNVTSKICEMADESDVECIATTRSGAVHEEVVKYADEEAVDVIVMGTGYQGRFGALLGTVTEKVVRTSTVPVISTKMAESESRPHSSDQ; this is encoded by the coding sequence ATGTACGACCACATCCTCATCCCAGCCGATGGAAGCGACGAGGCAAAAAAAGCAGCCAAACACGGCATCGAACTTGCGGCAGCACTCGATGCGACAATACACGCGCTGTACGTCATGGATCTCCCGGGGGCTCCCCGAGCTCTTTCAATCAGGGACGACGAAGAACAGGTCCGTGAAGAGTACAAGCAGTACGGTCAGAACGTCACCAGTAAGATTTGTGAGATGGCGGACGAATCCGATGTCGAATGCATTGCCACGACCAGAAGCGGTGCAGTTCACGAAGAGGTCGTCAAATACGCCGACGAAGAGGCTGTCGACGTGATCGTGATGGGTACTGGATATCAGGGGCGATTTGGTGCGCTGCTTGGAACTGTCACTGAAAAAGTAGTTCGGACGTCGACTGTTCCGGTCATTTCGACCAAAATGGCCGAGTCCGAATCACGTCCGCATAGTTCAGATCAGTAA
- a CDS encoding response regulator — translation MTGDITILHVDDEAAYADLQKMYLEKIIEASLSTIITTDPTEVTEIIERSSVDCIVCDYDMPDIDGLDVLATVREEYPILPFILLTGKGNEKVASEAIRMGVTDYVQKPSGSKQYKMLGSRICNAVVRFRSSRRDRKEMRRFQNLLDRVADPLLTLDTDLCITYLNEGAEQFLDGSSESLLGAAVVDHLPKKSALEAELRRALDEETMIVAEGKFKSSSVEHSIRIYPDEDHLLVLILRPDNEGSSSVT, via the coding sequence ATGACTGGTGACATAACTATCCTGCATGTCGACGACGAAGCGGCGTACGCAGATCTACAGAAGATGTATCTCGAAAAGATAATCGAAGCGTCACTTTCGACGATCATCACCACGGATCCAACAGAGGTCACAGAGATCATCGAGCGATCTAGTGTGGACTGTATCGTCTGTGATTACGACATGCCAGATATCGACGGACTCGATGTCCTTGCGACTGTCCGTGAAGAGTATCCCATTCTCCCTTTTATTCTCCTCACCGGGAAAGGAAACGAGAAAGTCGCAAGTGAAGCCATCCGGATGGGAGTCACCGACTATGTCCAGAAACCTTCCGGTTCAAAACAGTACAAGATGCTAGGCAGTCGTATCTGCAACGCTGTTGTGCGGTTTCGCTCCTCACGGAGAGATCGCAAGGAGATGAGACGGTTTCAGAATCTCCTCGATCGCGTCGCTGATCCATTACTCACTCTCGACACTGATCTCTGTATCACCTACCTCAACGAGGGAGCAGAACAGTTCCTCGATGGCTCTTCAGAGTCGCTCCTCGGAGCGGCGGTTGTGGATCATCTGCCAAAAAAATCTGCGCTCGAAGCAGAATTACGCCGAGCTCTGGATGAAGAAACGATGATCGTTGCCGAAGGAAAATTTAAATCCAGCAGTGTTGAACACAGTATTCGGATCTATCCAGACGAGGATCACTTATTAGTGCTGATCCTCAGGCCAGACAACGAAGGATCATCTTCAGTCACATAG